The Fuscovulum sp. sequence CCATTGCAGGCGCACAGCGGCTTGAGGCTATGATCCGGCGGTTGCCGCTGGGATCGATGCAGCGCCGTTTGCTGGAGCGCAACATGATCACCCTGTCGGTGACGCTGGACATTGATGACGATGGCCGGATCGTGCTGCCGCAGAAGGTGCGCGAAAAGGCCGGTCTGTCCAGCTCGGACGCGGGCGAGGCGGTCTTTGCCGGTGCGCTGGACACGTTCCAGATCTGGAACCCCGAGACCTATCAGGCCGAGATCCTGCGCGCGGCGAGCGATGAACTGGCGGCTTTGCCCGCCGATATGGACATCCTGTCGCTGCTGGGCGGCGAACTTCAGGAGACCTGAGCCTTGGCCCCCGGCGATCAGGAGATCGGTCGCAAACCCCATATCCCGGTGCTGCTGCGCCCGTTGCTGGCGGCGGTGGCCCCGGTCGAGGGGGATTGGCTGGACGGCACCTTTGGTGCGGGCGGCTATGCGCGCGGGTTGCTGGAGGCCGGTGCGGCGCGGGTGACGGGTGTGGACCGCGATCCGCTGGCGCTGGAGATGGCTGCAGGGTGGGCGGGGGACTATGGCGACCGGCTGCGGCTGGTGGCGGGGACGTTTTCCGAGTTGGATAACCATGCGGGCGGCTTGCTGGACGGGGTCGTGCTGGATCTGGGCGTGTCGTCGATGCAGTTGGACCGGGCCGAGCGCGGGTTTTCGTTCCAGAAGGACGGGCCTTTGGACATGCGGATGAGCCAGGACGGTGAGAGCGCCGCCGATCTGGTGAATGGCGCAGATGAGGGCGTGCTGGCCGATATCCTGTATCATTACGGTGAAGAGCGCGCCTCGCGCCGGATTGCCAAGGCGATTGTCGAGGCGCGGGCGGTGGAGCCGATCACGCGGACGCTGCGGCTGGCCGAGATCGTGGCCAAATGCCTGCCGCGCCCCAAGCCCGGCCAGAGCCATCCGGCGACGCGCAGCTTTCAGGCCATCCGGATTGCGGTGAACACCGAATTTCAGGAACTGGCCGACGGGCTGCAGGCCGCCGAACGGGCCTTGAAGCCCGGCGGGCGGCTGGCGGTGGTGACGTTCCACAGCCTTGAGGACCGGATCGTGAAGCGGTTCTTCCAGATTGCCAGCGGGACGGAATCCAATGCCAACCGCTATGCCCCGGCCAAGGCCGACACCACGGCGCGGTTCGAGATGATTACCCGCAAGGCCGTTGCCCCGGATGATGACGAATTGGCTGAGAACCCGCGTGCGCGCAGTGCCAAGCTGCGCGTAGCGCGGCGCACCCATGCGCCCTCGGCCCCGATTGCGCCCGATCTGCTGGGCCTGCCTGTGATACAACCGAAGAAAGGACGCCGCTGATGCGCCCGGTGTTTTTCGTTCTGTCCTTCATCGCCGTGATGGGATTGGCCTTTTGGGCCTATCGCGAGAATTACGCGACGCAGAGCGCGCTGCGCGAGATGGGGCGGTTGCAGGATGAGATTGCAAGTTTGCGCGAGGCGCTGGCGTTGCAGCGGGCGGAATGGGCCTATTTGAACCGGCCCGAGCGGCTGCGGGAACTGGCGACGCTGAACTTTGACCGGCTGGGGCTGTTGCCGCTGGAGCCGACGCAATTCGGGGCGGCGGCGCAAGTGTCCTATCCTGCGCCGATGATCCTGCCGGGGGATGACATGTTCCCCGACATCTCGAACCCGGTGGATGTGACCGGGCAGATTTCCAATGAAATGGCTCCGCCTCCTGCTGACGGACAATTCCCATGATCCGCACTCCCCTGCGCCCGCTTGCCCGTATTCTGCTTGCCCGTCAGAAGGGCGAGAACCCCGACACGATCGAGCGCGAAAACCTGCGCCTGCGGCATGAGGAAATTCGCGACCGCACGCGGGCGCGGGCCGAGGTGCGGCTGTTGTTCCTGAGCCTGGGGTTTCTGGCGGCGTTTTCCACCATCGGGGCGCGGATGGGCCTGTTGGCGGCGACCGAGCCGGTCGAGCCGCGTTCAGCCGCGGCGGGGGCGCAAATACTTGCGACGCGGGCGGATATCACCGACCGCAACGGGCGCATTCTGGCGACGAATATGCAGACCTATGCGCTTTATGCGCAGCCCAAGGATATGGTCGATCCGGGCCGGGTGTCGCGGGAACTGGCGAAGATTTTCCCCGAGATTGACCCGGTGGCGATGGAGCGGCGGCTGACGGACGGGCGGTCTTTCCTGTGGATCCGGCGGGTGATGAGCCCGGAACAGATGCAGCGCGTGCATGAGATTGGTGATCCGGGCCTGCTGTTCGGGCCGCGCGAGATGCGGTTGTATCCGAACGGAACCTTGGCCGCGCATGTGCTGGGCGGGGCATCGTTCGGGGCCGAGGGCGTGTCGTCGGCCGAGGTGATCGGGACGGCGGGGATCGAGAAGGCGCTGGATGCGCGGCTGCGCGATCCGGCGCAGGCGGGGGCACCGCTGGAACTGTCGATCGACCTGACATTGCAGGCGGCGGTGGAAGAAATTCTGGGCACCGGCATGACCATGCTGAATGCCAAGGGTGCGGCGGCGATCCTGATGGATGTGCGGACCGGGGAGATCCTGTCGCTGGCGTCGCTGCCGGCATTTGATCCGAATGACCGGCCCAACCCTTTGGTGAAGGGCGATCCGGGCGACAGCCCGCTGTTCAACCGTGCGGTGCAGGGGGTGTATGAACTGGGGTCGACCTTCAAGATATTCACCGTGGCCAATGCGTTGAACCTTGGGCTGGTGGCGCCGGATACGATGGTCGATGCCAATGCGCCGCGCCGCTGGGGCCGGTTCACGATCAAGGAATTTCAGGGCAAGAACTATGGGCCGCTGCTTTCGGTTGAGAATGTGATCGTGAAATCGTCGAACGTCGGCACGGCCAATCTGGCGCTGATGATCGGGGCAGAGCGGCAGGCGGCGTTCTTCCAGTCGCTCGGGTTCTTTGATCCGACGGTGGTGGAACTGGTCGAGGCACCGGGAGCGAAGCCCATCGTGCCGAAGCGGTGGCCGGATATCACGACGATTACAACGTCTTATGGGCATGGCATTTCCGCAAGCCCGATGCATCTGGCGGTGGCCTATGCGGCGATTGCCAATGGCGGGGTGCGGGTGACGCCCACGCTGTTGCGCGGGGGCGTGCCGCAGAACGGGC is a genomic window containing:
- the mraZ gene encoding division/cell wall cluster transcriptional repressor MraZ: MSEAFRGEFTQKVDGKARVSIPAHFRRVLEAGDPDSTRKRIVIVYGDERRKFAECYTIAGAQRLEAMIRRLPLGSMQRRLLERNMITLSVTLDIDDDGRIVLPQKVREKAGLSSSDAGEAVFAGALDTFQIWNPETYQAEILRAASDELAALPADMDILSLLGGELQET
- the rsmH gene encoding 16S rRNA (cytosine(1402)-N(4))-methyltransferase RsmH, whose translation is MAPGDQEIGRKPHIPVLLRPLLAAVAPVEGDWLDGTFGAGGYARGLLEAGAARVTGVDRDPLALEMAAGWAGDYGDRLRLVAGTFSELDNHAGGLLDGVVLDLGVSSMQLDRAERGFSFQKDGPLDMRMSQDGESAADLVNGADEGVLADILYHYGEERASRRIAKAIVEARAVEPITRTLRLAEIVAKCLPRPKPGQSHPATRSFQAIRIAVNTEFQELADGLQAAERALKPGGRLAVVTFHSLEDRIVKRFFQIASGTESNANRYAPAKADTTARFEMITRKAVAPDDDELAENPRARSAKLRVARRTHAPSAPIAPDLLGLPVIQPKKGRR
- a CDS encoding cell division protein FtsL; amino-acid sequence: MRPVFFVLSFIAVMGLAFWAYRENYATQSALREMGRLQDEIASLREALALQRAEWAYLNRPERLRELATLNFDRLGLLPLEPTQFGAAAQVSYPAPMILPGDDMFPDISNPVDVTGQISNEMAPPPADGQFP
- a CDS encoding penicillin-binding protein 2 encodes the protein MIRTPLRPLARILLARQKGENPDTIERENLRLRHEEIRDRTRARAEVRLLFLSLGFLAAFSTIGARMGLLAATEPVEPRSAAAGAQILATRADITDRNGRILATNMQTYALYAQPKDMVDPGRVSRELAKIFPEIDPVAMERRLTDGRSFLWIRRVMSPEQMQRVHEIGDPGLLFGPREMRLYPNGTLAAHVLGGASFGAEGVSSAEVIGTAGIEKALDARLRDPAQAGAPLELSIDLTLQAAVEEILGTGMTMLNAKGAAAILMDVRTGEILSLASLPAFDPNDRPNPLVKGDPGDSPLFNRAVQGVYELGSTFKIFTVANALNLGLVAPDTMVDANAPRRWGRFTIKEFQGKNYGPLLSVENVIVKSSNVGTANLALMIGAERQAAFFQSLGFFDPTVVELVEAPGAKPIVPKRWPDITTITTSYGHGISASPMHLAVAYAAIANGGVRVTPTLLRGGVPQNGPRVMTQETARASVHMLRGVVEHGTATLGDVPGYQVAGKTGTAEKPNAQGGYDEDKVVNTFASMFPADDPKYVLVVTLDEPVETSGSEPRRTAGWTAVPVAGEIIRRAAPLLGLRPVVEPPPVDELTAVAN